One Aureibacillus halotolerans genomic region harbors:
- a CDS encoding alpha-ketoacid dehydrogenase subunit beta, with translation MAQMTMIQAITDALRTELKNDENVLVFGEDVGQNGGVFRATEGLQKEFGEDRVFDTPLAESAINGLAIGLALQDFRPVPEIQFFGFVYETLDSISGQMARMRYRSGNSYTMPITIRSPFGGGVKTPELHADSLEGLIAQQPGVKVVIPSNPYDAKGLLLASIRDNDPVVFLEHMKLYRSFREEVPEEDYTIELGKAHVKKEGTDITLVAYGAMVQTSMKAAEELEKDGINAEVIDLRTISPLDVDTIVESVKKTSRLIVIQEAQKQAGIASQISAEVAERAILHLDAPIMRVAAPDTVFPFAAAEEEWLPNHEDIIEKAKAAINF, from the coding sequence ATGGCTCAAATGACAATGATTCAAGCCATCACTGACGCGTTAAGAACTGAATTGAAAAACGATGAAAATGTTCTCGTTTTCGGTGAAGATGTAGGTCAAAATGGCGGTGTGTTCCGTGCAACAGAAGGCTTGCAAAAAGAATTTGGTGAAGACCGTGTATTTGATACACCACTAGCTGAGTCTGCTATTAATGGCTTGGCAATCGGTCTTGCTCTTCAAGACTTCCGTCCAGTTCCAGAAATTCAGTTCTTCGGTTTTGTCTATGAAACCTTAGACTCCATTAGTGGCCAAATGGCACGTATGCGCTATCGTTCAGGAAACAGCTATACGATGCCTATTACAATTCGCTCCCCATTTGGTGGTGGTGTGAAAACGCCTGAGCTTCATGCAGATAGTCTTGAAGGGCTTATTGCACAACAGCCAGGGGTAAAGGTTGTTATTCCTTCGAACCCATACGATGCGAAAGGTCTTTTACTTGCATCTATCCGTGACAACGATCCTGTTGTTTTCTTAGAGCATATGAAATTGTACCGTTCCTTCAGAGAAGAAGTGCCTGAAGAAGACTACACGATTGAACTTGGCAAAGCTCATGTGAAAAAAGAAGGCACAGATATTACGTTGGTTGCCTATGGTGCAATGGTTCAAACATCAATGAAAGCCGCAGAAGAGCTTGAAAAAGACGGCATCAATGCAGAAGTTATCGACCTTCGTACAATTAGCCCATTGGATGTTGACACAATTGTTGAATCGGTAAAGAAAACAAGCCGTCTGATTGTTATTCAAGAGGCTCAAAAACAAGCAGGTATTGCTTCACAAATTTCTGCTGAAGTAGCCGAGCGTGCGATCTTACACTTAGATGCACCAATTATGAGAGTAGCAGCGCCAGATACGGTATTCCCGTTTGCTGCTGCAGAGGAAGAATGGTTGCCTAACCACGAGGACATCATAGAGAAAGCAAAAGCTGCCATTAATTTTTAA
- a CDS encoding dihydrolipoamide acetyltransferase family protein encodes MAYEFKLPDIGEGIHEGEVAKWLVKPGDVVKEDDILCEVQNDKAVVEIPSPVDGTIKELKIDEGVTAIVGDVILTIDAEGYEDQEESAPAPEAEEQTPESPAKEEKAEVETKGEDKKEAATEESGSSKNVIAMPSVRKYAREQGVTITQVNGSGKNGRVLKEDIDAFASGDQPAAAQEKESDATDTDSKAAQQPSAVAAPEEGQLETREKMSGIRKAIAKAMVNSKHTAPHVTLMDEVVVTNLVAHRKKFKQVAADQGVKLTYLPYVVKALTSALKKFPDFNTSIDDSTQEIVRKHYYNIGIAADTDKGLLVPVVKGTDRKSIFELSNDINDLAGKARDGKLSGDEMKGASCTISNIGSAGGQWFTPVINHPEVAILGIGRIAEKAVVENGEIVAAPVLALSLSFDHRMIDGATAQNAMNHIKRLLNDPQLLVMEA; translated from the coding sequence GTGGCATATGAATTTAAACTTCCCGACATTGGTGAAGGTATTCATGAAGGTGAAGTCGCGAAATGGCTTGTCAAGCCAGGCGATGTAGTAAAAGAAGATGACATTTTATGCGAAGTACAAAACGATAAAGCCGTTGTAGAAATTCCTTCCCCGGTCGACGGAACGATTAAAGAACTCAAAATTGATGAAGGCGTCACAGCAATTGTTGGCGATGTCATCCTTACCATCGACGCAGAGGGCTACGAGGATCAAGAAGAAAGTGCTCCAGCTCCTGAGGCAGAAGAACAAACACCTGAGTCCCCAGCGAAGGAAGAAAAGGCTGAGGTCGAAACAAAAGGTGAAGACAAGAAGGAAGCAGCTACGGAAGAAAGCGGCTCCTCTAAAAATGTAATCGCCATGCCATCTGTGAGAAAGTATGCTCGTGAGCAAGGTGTGACGATTACACAAGTGAACGGAAGCGGCAAAAACGGTCGTGTTCTGAAAGAAGACATCGATGCGTTTGCAAGTGGCGATCAGCCAGCTGCAGCGCAAGAAAAAGAATCTGATGCAACGGACACAGACAGCAAAGCTGCACAACAGCCATCTGCTGTTGCTGCTCCAGAAGAAGGACAGCTTGAAACGCGTGAGAAAATGAGCGGAATTCGCAAAGCTATTGCGAAAGCGATGGTCAATTCAAAGCATACAGCTCCACACGTTACGCTTATGGACGAAGTTGTCGTTACAAATCTTGTTGCTCATCGGAAGAAGTTCAAGCAAGTGGCAGCTGATCAGGGTGTCAAACTAACGTATCTCCCTTATGTGGTAAAGGCTCTAACGTCTGCCCTTAAGAAATTCCCTGATTTCAATACGTCGATTGACGACAGCACACAAGAGATTGTCCGTAAGCATTATTACAACATTGGCATTGCGGCAGACACAGACAAAGGTTTGCTTGTACCGGTTGTGAAAGGTACAGATCGCAAGTCCATCTTCGAGCTTTCGAATGACATTAATGACCTTGCTGGAAAAGCACGTGATGGCAAATTGTCTGGCGATGAGATGAAAGGTGCATCTTGCACAATCTCAAACATTGGTTCTGCTGGTGGTCAGTGGTTCACACCTGTTATTAACCATCCAGAAGTCGCTATTTTAGGCATCGGTCGTATTGCTGAGAAAGCCGTTGTTGAAAATGGAGAAATCGTTGCAGCGCCAGTATTGGCCCTTTCTCTTAGCTTCGATCATCGTATGATTGACGGTGCAACAGCGCAAAATGCAATGAATCATATCAAACGTTTATTAAACGATCCACAACTTCTTGTAATGGAGGCGTAA
- the lpdA gene encoding dihydrolipoyl dehydrogenase — translation MVVGDFPIELETLVVGAGPGGYVAAIRAAQLGQKVAIVDKGTLGGVCLNVGCIPSKALITAGHRVHQAQHSDDMGITVDNVNVDFGKVQEWKGSVVDKLTGGVESLLKGNKVEILSGEAYFVDKNTVRIMDEKQSQTYTFKNCILATGSRPTELPAFKWSDRVISSTGALGLKEVPKKLVVIGGGYIGLELGTAYANLGSDVVILEALDDILAGFEKQMSSLVKRNLKKKGNVEVHTKASAKSVEETKDGVKITAEIKGKEEVFEADYVLVTVGRKPNTVELGLEDVGVKINDRGIIETDKQGRTSVDSIFAIGDIVSGPPLAHKASYEGKIAAEAISGEPSEIDYLAIPAVVFSEPELATVGHTEKTAKDEGLDAVASKFPFAANGRALSLNETDGFVKLITRKDDGVVIGAQVAGAGASDIISEIGLAIESGMTAEDIALTIHAHPTLGEITMEAAEVALGTPIHIVK, via the coding sequence ATGGTTGTTGGAGATTTTCCAATTGAATTAGAAACTCTTGTTGTTGGTGCAGGACCTGGTGGCTATGTAGCCGCCATCCGCGCCGCACAGCTTGGTCAAAAAGTAGCAATTGTCGATAAAGGGACCCTTGGAGGCGTATGCCTTAATGTTGGATGTATTCCATCAAAAGCGTTAATTACAGCTGGGCACCGTGTGCATCAGGCACAGCATTCTGATGACATGGGTATTACTGTTGACAATGTCAACGTTGATTTCGGTAAAGTACAGGAATGGAAAGGCTCCGTCGTTGACAAGTTGACTGGAGGCGTCGAGTCATTACTTAAAGGCAACAAAGTTGAGATTCTCTCAGGTGAAGCTTACTTCGTTGACAAGAATACAGTTCGTATTATGGACGAGAAACAATCGCAAACGTACACGTTTAAGAATTGCATCCTGGCAACAGGTTCTCGTCCAACAGAATTGCCTGCGTTTAAATGGAGTGACCGTGTCATTTCCTCTACCGGCGCTCTTGGTTTAAAAGAGGTTCCGAAAAAACTCGTTGTGATCGGCGGAGGCTATATCGGTCTTGAGCTTGGCACAGCGTACGCAAACCTTGGTTCAGATGTTGTCATTCTTGAAGCATTGGACGACATTCTTGCTGGCTTTGAAAAGCAAATGTCTTCTTTAGTCAAACGCAATCTAAAGAAAAAAGGCAATGTCGAGGTGCACACGAAAGCCTCTGCCAAATCAGTTGAAGAAACAAAAGACGGCGTGAAGATTACAGCTGAAATCAAAGGCAAGGAAGAAGTTTTTGAAGCTGATTATGTTCTCGTTACCGTTGGACGTAAACCGAATACGGTTGAGCTTGGTCTTGAAGATGTAGGTGTCAAAATCAATGATCGCGGCATCATTGAAACTGACAAACAAGGTCGTACAAGTGTAGATAGCATCTTCGCTATTGGCGACATCGTTTCTGGTCCTCCTCTAGCTCATAAAGCTTCTTATGAAGGAAAAATTGCAGCTGAAGCCATTAGTGGAGAGCCATCTGAAATTGATTATCTCGCGATTCCTGCTGTTGTCTTCTCAGAGCCTGAATTGGCTACTGTTGGACATACAGAAAAAACAGCGAAGGATGAAGGCTTAGATGCGGTTGCATCCAAATTTCCGTTTGCAGCAAATGGTCGTGCGCTTTCACTTAACGAAACAGATGGGTTTGTTAAGCTCATCACTCGTAAAGACGATGGCGTCGTCATCGGTGCACAAGTTGCAGGCGCTGGCGCGAGTGACATCATTTCTGAAATCGGCTTAGCGATTGAATCAGGGATGACAGCAGAGGATATCGCGTTGACAATCCATGCACATCCAACGCTTGGAGAAATTACGATGGAAGCGGCCGAGGTTGCTCTTGGCACTCCAATTCATATTGTGAAATAA
- a CDS encoding polysaccharide deacetylase family protein, whose protein sequence is MKTWYVLCLVMVIALVGCQQGAPATTTDPEETTNEESSSETGEASSTPDETTTENGVTVRDDEESSEENVEDIAVGDNEDESEVPEPLYKLNETTFRVEPIADADENVVLLTFDDVPDTYGLEMAKKLKEMNVPAIFFVNGHFIQTEEKKQILKEIYDLGFSIGNHTFSHPNLSDLSPEEQTKEIIQVNDEVEAITVERPTFFRAPFGVNTDTSKQVVAEEGMVWMNWSYGYDFVKEYMSEDAIADIMVNAPELGPGANLLMHDREWTNAALEQIVTGLKEKGYSFVDPDTIQTP, encoded by the coding sequence ATGAAAACGTGGTATGTGCTATGCCTAGTAATGGTTATTGCTCTCGTAGGTTGTCAGCAAGGGGCCCCAGCAACAACGACTGACCCAGAGGAAACCACTAACGAAGAGTCTAGTAGTGAAACTGGAGAGGCTTCATCAACTCCTGACGAAACTACGACTGAAAATGGTGTCACTGTTCGTGATGACGAAGAATCGTCTGAAGAGAATGTCGAGGATATTGCCGTCGGAGACAATGAAGACGAAAGTGAGGTACCAGAGCCTTTATATAAACTGAACGAGACGACTTTCCGCGTTGAACCAATTGCTGATGCAGACGAGAACGTTGTTTTGCTTACATTCGACGATGTTCCTGATACATATGGCTTGGAAATGGCAAAGAAATTAAAGGAAATGAACGTGCCTGCCATCTTTTTCGTGAATGGTCATTTCATTCAGACAGAAGAAAAAAAGCAAATCCTCAAAGAAATTTATGATCTGGGCTTCTCTATTGGGAATCATACCTTTTCTCATCCAAATCTTAGTGATTTGTCTCCAGAGGAGCAAACAAAGGAAATTATACAGGTGAATGATGAAGTGGAAGCGATAACCGTTGAAAGACCAACATTTTTCCGTGCCCCATTTGGTGTCAATACAGATACTTCAAAGCAAGTTGTGGCGGAGGAAGGCATGGTTTGGATGAATTGGTCCTACGGCTATGATTTTGTGAAAGAATACATGTCAGAGGACGCCATTGCTGACATTATGGTTAATGCGCCAGAACTAGGTCCTGGAGCCAATTTATTAATGCATGATCGCGAATGGACGAATGCAGCACTTGAACAGATCGTCACCGGGCTTAAAGAGAAGGGCTATAGCTTTGTTGACCCTGATACAATCCAAACACCTTAA
- a CDS encoding aminotransferase class I/II-fold pyridoxal phosphate-dependent enzyme, whose protein sequence is MSQHETPLFTGLINHIKKKPVQFHIPGHKGGTGADPEFREFVGESVLQMDLINIAPLDDLHHPKGLIQEAQQLAAEAFSADATYFSVQGTSGAIIAMVMSVCNPGDKIIVPRNVHKSVMSAIVFSGANPVFVHPELDETYGISHGMSAEAVQKAVQRHPDAKGLLVINPTYFGVATDLKKIVSIAHEMDIPVLVDEAHGVHIHFHEKLPLSAMQAGADIAATSMHKLGGSMTQSSILNVQGKRVSKTRLKSLLSMLTTTSTSYPLLASLDTARRRLAIEGAALLSTTIELAAYGRERLASIPGLLCPGEELLKGSATFDVDPTKLLISVKNLGISGYEAEVWLRENYQIEVELSDLYNILCIVTPGDSKKELDLLIKALEELSELHQAFLKNDHAPAVQVPDIPLLAISPREAFYAETELIPFHQSAGRIIAEFIMVYPPGIPIFVPGEIITNENLSYIKKNMAAGLPVQGPEDVDFRYLRVVKEYRAIQ, encoded by the coding sequence TTGTCTCAGCACGAAACACCTCTATTTACCGGATTGATCAATCATATAAAAAAGAAGCCCGTCCAATTCCATATTCCTGGCCATAAAGGTGGGACAGGTGCAGATCCTGAATTCCGCGAATTTGTCGGGGAATCAGTGTTGCAGATGGACTTAATTAATATTGCTCCCTTAGATGATTTGCATCACCCTAAAGGTTTGATCCAAGAAGCGCAACAGCTCGCTGCAGAAGCGTTCTCAGCAGATGCGACCTATTTTAGTGTCCAAGGAACGAGCGGCGCAATTATAGCTATGGTTATGTCGGTGTGTAACCCTGGAGACAAAATTATCGTTCCTCGTAATGTTCATAAATCAGTGATGAGTGCGATTGTTTTTTCAGGAGCAAACCCTGTTTTTGTACACCCTGAACTTGATGAAACATACGGAATCTCACATGGAATGAGTGCAGAAGCGGTTCAAAAGGCCGTTCAACGTCATCCTGATGCAAAAGGGTTGCTTGTCATTAATCCAACATATTTTGGCGTAGCAACAGATCTTAAGAAAATTGTATCCATTGCTCATGAGATGGATATCCCTGTCCTCGTGGATGAAGCCCACGGCGTACACATCCATTTTCATGAAAAGCTCCCACTCTCAGCAATGCAAGCTGGTGCTGACATCGCAGCAACAAGTATGCATAAACTTGGCGGCTCAATGACACAAAGCTCAATCCTTAATGTGCAAGGAAAACGCGTCTCTAAAACACGGCTCAAATCCTTGCTCAGCATGTTAACGACAACGTCCACATCTTACCCACTGTTGGCATCTTTAGATACAGCAAGACGACGCCTTGCTATTGAAGGCGCTGCGTTGTTGAGCACAACCATTGAGCTTGCCGCCTATGGAAGAGAACGATTGGCATCCATTCCAGGCTTGTTGTGCCCTGGAGAGGAGCTTTTAAAAGGGAGTGCGACCTTCGATGTTGATCCAACGAAGCTTCTCATCTCGGTTAAGAACCTTGGCATTTCTGGCTATGAAGCTGAGGTTTGGTTACGTGAAAACTACCAAATCGAGGTTGAGCTGTCTGACTTGTATAACATTCTATGTATCGTAACACCAGGTGATTCCAAGAAGGAGTTAGATTTGCTCATTAAAGCGTTAGAAGAACTGTCAGAGCTCCATCAAGCATTTTTGAAAAATGATCATGCGCCAGCTGTGCAAGTGCCTGACATTCCTCTTTTAGCGATTTCACCGCGAGAGGCTTTTTATGCCGAAACCGAGCTAATTCCATTTCATCAATCTGCTGGCAGAATCATTGCTGAATTCATAATGGTCTATCCACCAGGTATTCCTATTTTTGTTCCTGGTGAGATCATTACTAATGAAAATCTGTCTTATATTAAAAAGAATATGGCTGCTGGTCTCCCCGTCCAAGGACCTGAAGACGTCGACTTTCGTTATTTACGTGTCGTTAAGGAGTACCGCGCCATTCAATAA
- a CDS encoding YktB family protein — translation MSFQGFTAEDFGVFHIQGLEARMIAIKEQIQPKFEVIGQELLSTLSQETDETLHIHIAQHARRTKNPPKDTWLAFSHSARGYKKHPHFQIGLFDDHVFIWLANIYEMPEKAKVAESYLHHLNDIRSLPGHFMVSQDHMQKEARFIQELDDSELLDMLSRFKEVKKAEFLLGLQIPTTDIVLSKGADFITLAKDTFSMLTPFYQTARHAQQK, via the coding sequence TTGTCATTTCAAGGGTTTACTGCAGAGGACTTTGGTGTTTTTCATATTCAAGGATTAGAGGCAAGAATGATTGCCATTAAGGAACAGATTCAGCCTAAATTTGAAGTGATTGGGCAAGAATTGCTTTCTACCTTGTCGCAAGAAACGGACGAGACGCTGCATATACATATTGCTCAGCATGCCAGACGAACGAAGAATCCACCGAAGGATACATGGCTGGCGTTTTCACATAGCGCACGAGGATACAAAAAACACCCTCATTTTCAGATTGGCCTCTTTGATGATCATGTTTTTATTTGGCTTGCTAACATTTACGAAATGCCTGAAAAAGCAAAGGTTGCTGAGAGCTACCTTCATCATTTAAATGACATTCGTAGCCTCCCAGGGCACTTCATGGTGTCGCAAGACCATATGCAAAAAGAGGCTCGCTTCATTCAAGAGCTTGATGATAGTGAGCTTTTAGACATGTTATCTCGCTTTAAAGAGGTTAAGAAAGCGGAATTTTTGCTAGGACTGCAAATCCCGACTACCGATATCGTTCTCTCAAAAGGGGCGGACTTTATTACGCTCGCGAAGGACACGTTTTCAATGCTTACTCCCTTTTATCAAACAGCGCGTCACGCCCAGCAAAAGTAG
- a CDS encoding inositol monophosphatase family protein: MDTKVWQERMAQATLWVREAGARIRKSMENPLHVETKSNANDLVTNMDKETEQFFVSRIQSHYPEHYILGEEGFGDQLETIEGTVWIIDPIDGTMNFVHQKRHFTISLGVYHDGVGMFGLVYDVMADDLYAAFNGEGATLNNAPLMGVNDADLHTAIVGLNANWLTTNEHMPADALHFLVQKARGVRSYGSAALEIVYVAAGFLDAYATMRLSPWDYAGGLIIAKEAGAVGTTLQGEPLNLLHKQSVLIATPKVHKEIVERLHGASS; this comes from the coding sequence ATGGACACAAAAGTATGGCAGGAGCGAATGGCTCAAGCGACACTCTGGGTCAGAGAAGCAGGAGCTCGCATTCGTAAGTCTATGGAAAACCCTCTTCATGTGGAAACAAAATCGAACGCAAATGACCTTGTCACGAATATGGACAAGGAGACGGAACAGTTTTTTGTGTCTCGAATCCAATCCCATTATCCTGAGCATTACATTCTTGGAGAAGAAGGATTTGGAGATCAGCTTGAAACAATAGAGGGCACAGTTTGGATTATTGATCCAATTGATGGAACAATGAACTTTGTTCATCAAAAGCGCCATTTCACGATCTCTTTAGGTGTCTACCACGATGGCGTGGGCATGTTTGGTCTCGTGTATGATGTAATGGCAGATGATCTATACGCGGCTTTTAACGGGGAAGGCGCCACATTGAATAACGCACCGTTAATGGGTGTGAACGATGCAGATCTTCATACTGCGATTGTTGGCTTAAACGCAAACTGGCTGACAACAAATGAACATATGCCAGCAGACGCCTTGCATTTTCTTGTGCAAAAGGCACGTGGTGTTCGATCTTACGGATCAGCAGCTCTCGAAATCGTTTATGTAGCGGCAGGTTTTCTTGACGCCTATGCAACGATGAGACTCTCGCCATGGGATTACGCAGGAGGGCTTATTATTGCGAAGGAGGCAGGAGCGGTTGGAACGACTTTACAAGGAGAGCCGTTGAATTTGT